Genomic DNA from Candidatus Kryptobacter tengchongensis:
GTGGAACTTTAACAAAATTTTGACCTCTAAAGAATTTCAAGGGCGTAAATCTGGAACAATAGGTGGTGAAAGGGCGAGTGAATGGATAGCAGAAAAATTTAAAGAATTCGGACTTAAACCATTTGGAGATGATGGAACATATTTTCAAAACTTTAAAATTCTTTCAACTCAAGACAAAGTAACAAAACTAACACTCTTAAATGGGAGAAAGGGGAAAACAAGATATTCACTTGGCGATGATTTTACAATTTTAACAAACAGTGGAAGTGGAAAGGTTAAAGCAAAAGTTGTCTTCGTTGGATATGGCATTTCCGCACCAGAAAAGGGACGGGATGATTACGCAAGTGTTGATGTCAAAGGCAAAATAGCCCTTCTGCTTGCTGGAACTCCAGAAGATGAAGAAGGTAAATTTGAAATTGAAGGTTCAAGAGGATACAAAATTAAAAAAGCATTTGAAAAAGGAGCATCGGCGGTTTTCTATGTTCAAGGAGATAAACCAGTAAGGGGTGGCGCTATACCAGAGGAATATTATACACCTGAACTCCCAGCATTATGGATTGGGAGAAAGATTGTTGATGATATCTTCTACAATACTGGTATAAGCTTTGATGCATTGAAAAGCGAAGTCAATTTCAAAGAAAAATCTTTTGAGATTGATAAAATTTTTGAAGTTGAAACCAAGGTGGAAAAACTGAATGGTCAAACGAGAAATGTCGTCGGGCTAATCCCCGGCAATGACGAAATTTTAAAAAATGAATACATAGTTGTCGGAGCCCATATGGATCACAATGGAATAGATGCGGAAGGTTTTATTTACCCCGGGGCTGACGATAATGCCTCTGGAACCTGCCTTGTGATGGAACTTGCAAGAAGCATGATGGCAAATAATGAAAAACCAAAACGCTCAATAATTTTTGTTTTATTTTCAGCAGAGGAACAGGGATTGCTTGGTTCAAAATACTTCGCCTCACATCTCCCAGTCCCAGAAGAAAACATCGTTGCAATGTTCAACTTTGACATGGTGGGACGCGGAAACGGAAATATAAATATCGCCGGAACTGAAAATTTCCCAGAAATGTGGAGCATAATTAAAGGATTTTTTCCAGAAAATAAACTAAAAAATCTTGGCAAATTTCGTGCGGGCGCAAACTCTGATCATTATCCATTTCAAGAGCGTGGTATACCTGCGTTCTTTTTTATCTCTGCTGGACAACATCCAGAATATCACAGAACAGACGACACAAGTGATAAAATCCAACCATTTGTTCTTGGTGAAGTTGGAAATGTAGCCTACGATGTAATCCTCGGGCTCGCAAATTACCCGCATAGTCTAAAAAAACAAAACAGATTCATTGATTATATCTACTCAAATGCTCAAACATCCCTCTATATTCAAATACGGGCTGATTCAACCACAAAAGAATGGCTTTACAACCTTCGGGAAAAAGTTAAAAACGATGGGGTTGAAGCAATCATCCTTGAAATAAACTCAAAAAATCTTGATGATATCATCAGGGTTATTTATTTTGTTGATTCGCTTGCCACAAGGGAATATAGATATTTCAATGTCGTTTCAAGTAAATCCGATTTCATAACATCACCTGATGTTTTGAATATAATTTTCTCGGTCAGAGCGGACGCCTTTAAAAATCTGCCTCAATTACTACCGATTCTTTCAAAATCAGGTTTGAAATTCCTCACTTTTGATGAACTAACCCCCGCTGATAGCATTCAAAACATTATCAACATCGTAAATGATTTCTACCTTGATATAATTCCAATTCTTAAGAAAAAAGAGAATTTAAAAATTGTAAAAACTCACATTATTTTTAACCCTGACTCAATTAGCGATGACCCGATGAGTTTTTACTTTTTCACTGACCAAAGCAAATTCATATCTATTGCAGACTCTATCAAACTTGAAAAAGTATTTGTAAATTTGACGCCAGATGAAGCCAAATTTTTAATTTCAAATCTGCGAAAGAAAAACTGGGAAACAAGGAAAATTCAACGAATTTTCGGAACAAATCTCTACAAACTTTTAAAATAAAAAATCAATGATAAAATGAAGAGAACATTACTTTTAATTTTAATTTTCTCCGTCAATCTTCTTGCTCAAGTTTATGAACATAGAGGTGTGTGGTATGTCCCAAGAAGTGGGAACGCATATAAGACAAAGCCAGAAATTGCTCTGGATATGGATAGCATTGCAAGAAATAATTTCAACGCCGTTTATGTCCTTGTTTGGGCAAGGGGTTATCCCTTATTTAAGAGCGAAACATTTTACAAAGAAACCGGGCTTTACACAGACCCACAACTTGGTGAAAGAGATTTACTTCAGGAGATGATTGCTGAAGCTCACAGGGCTGGA
This window encodes:
- a CDS encoding Zn-dependent amino-or carboxypeptidase, M28 family, giving the protein MKEIVRFILIPILALNFSNGQTKFDSISAWNFNKILTSKEFQGRKSGTIGGERASEWIAEKFKEFGLKPFGDDGTYFQNFKILSTQDKVTKLTLLNGRKGKTRYSLGDDFTILTNSGSGKVKAKVVFVGYGISAPEKGRDDYASVDVKGKIALLLAGTPEDEEGKFEIEGSRGYKIKKAFEKGASAVFYVQGDKPVRGGAIPEEYYTPELPALWIGRKIVDDIFYNTGISFDALKSEVNFKEKSFEIDKIFEVETKVEKLNGQTRNVVGLIPGNDEILKNEYIVVGAHMDHNGIDAEGFIYPGADDNASGTCLVMELARSMMANNEKPKRSIIFVLFSAEEQGLLGSKYFASHLPVPEENIVAMFNFDMVGRGNGNINIAGTENFPEMWSIIKGFFPENKLKNLGKFRAGANSDHYPFQERGIPAFFFISAGQHPEYHRTDDTSDKIQPFVLGEVGNVAYDVILGLANYPHSLKKQNRFIDYIYSNAQTSLYIQIRADSTTKEWLYNLREKVKNDGVEAIILEINSKNLDDIIRVIYFVDSLATREYRYFNVVSSKSDFITSPDVLNIIFSVRADAFKNLPQLLPILSKSGLKFLTFDELTPADSIQNIINIVNDFYLDIIPILKKKENLKIVKTHIIFNPDSISDDPMSFYFFTDQSKFISIADSIKLEKVFVNLTPDEAKFLISNLRKKNWETRKIQRIFGTNLYKLLK